The following nucleotide sequence is from Callithrix jacchus isolate 240 chromosome 12, calJac240_pri, whole genome shotgun sequence.
GACATATTCTATGCCTCACATCTGAGATGACAACCTTGTTGCTCCAGGCATCTCAGGAATAATTTCCAAAGCACTGTTCTGTCTTGTTATCTGCTTCCCTTTACTTCCAGTGTGTTGAGGAAGCAATAATAGTATGAGTTAATGCTGCTGCTGCTTAACTTATACTTAAACAATTGACATAGTACATGTTGTAATGTCTGTAAGGCCTAGCAGACAGGGGCATGGCAGTGCCCACATCTTCCAGTTAAATGAGACTATGGGAAGGATATATATTTCGGAAGCACACAAGAGCCCTGAAAACTGGTGCCTTTATCATAGATTTTGTTGTTGCAATTGTCTAAAGCTAGTCATCTCTTCAATATAGCTCTCACATTATAGATAATTGTGAAAGTCAGCTATTAATTTAATAATAGAGCCAGTTACATAGTTTATAGGGTCATGATAACTATGGTTAAACCTTTAAAGCCTCTCAAAAAGCTGGGTCATGAAGGAAATTTTCAAAATGTGGCAAAACTTCagttatatttcaaaaaatagaggAACTGACATGTtacttaaaaatcagaaaaccacattctgtatataaatatgtacagtgtatatatttatgtatattaataataatttaaaatttatgcatCCCCTTGCTCTTGCAGCCTGTATTTTCCCAATAAAACAATGGAATTTTTATAGAGAAGAATAATCATGTTTGACAACATCTTAATGATCAAAAGTATGTAAAAGGGCCGAGAGGTAAAGCCCAtccctcttttgtatttttctttctagagatAGAGGTAGAGAAGATGACTATTTGACTTTGTATAAACATTTCTTTGATTGAATGAGAGCACAGATGtgtgaactttattttttaagcttaCTCAATATtataatcacagaaataaaaattaactactttgagattttaagaataaaatcagGACGTACTAAAAATGAGGGGTTATACATGCTCAGGCTAAAAGTCCATTTTGCTAGTCATGGTTACTTTCACTCTCAGAACATTTTCCTAGTCAAGATGTTTTGAATACTTACTGATTTTTCAGCTAGAGTTAACGGATGGGAGACAACTGACAGACTACTGGCAAgcaatcatttatttgtgttagtTTATTTACTCGGCATGGGCTCATCTTCTCCATTTCCTTCAGCACCAGGATGGTAACAACTTATGCTGATGGTGAAGTGAGGGTTGCTTTACATTTGGCTTCTTAGTTTTTCCACTGCctatataattaatttattttattaaattttatatacctGGAGTcgtttctggtttttttgttttgttttgttttttgagacgagtcttgctctgttgccaggctggaatgcagtggcacaatcttggctcactgcaacctccacctccctggttcaagtgattctcttgcctcagcctcctgagtataggcatgcaccagcatgcccagctaatttttgtatttttagtcagagacagggtttcaccatgttggccaggatggtctcgatctcctgaccttgtgatctgcccacctcggccttccaaagtgctgggattataggtgtgagccactgcaactgaccAGTTTGTTTTTCTTACTGAGCTCTGACTGACACACTTACCAAAAGGATTGTGATTAGCAGAACTGACCTCACACTATTTCGAAAAGTGTATGAAGagtgtgtacacatgcatgtgtgtgtaagtgAAGGTGTGTGCACATggatgtgtatacatatgtgttgTGGATAATGGGAAAGAGTCATAGTACCTGCCCCTTTACGTCTAATTGTCAGTAAACGTTCTTGTGCTGTTTCTGGATTTTCAACCATGGGTATAATTTGTCCTAAGCTTTATTTCACCAAAATCCCAAATTTAGCATCATATTATTTTCCAGTTCACCTTATAAAGTTATAAAAGCTATAGCTTcatttatgtgcatgtgtatgtgtatacacaaagCTAAGATTAGCTGTTACATTCAATTTTAACCAAcactgaaatgtatttttattgtaattatgcTGAAAGGAAACTAAGGCCCTGATATGCTCTTTGATTTTTTCCCGAGGCTTTCTATTTAGAATGTGGCAGAGTTAGGATTCAAATATAGGTTGTCAGctgtaaaactgatttttttttttattgtactttacgttctggggtacatgtgcagatcatgcaggattgttgcatgtgtatacatggcaaagtggtttgcggcctccatccccctatcacctacatctggcacttctccccatgttattcctccctgaACTCCCGAACCACCCCGCTTCTCCCCCCTTGGCCctcctgcaacagaccccagtgtgtgatgctcccctccctgtgtccatgtgtgctcattgttcaacacctgtctatgagtgagaacatgcaatgtttgattttttgttcttgtgtcagtttgctaaggattacggtttccagactcatccatgtccctacaaagaacacaaactcatcttttttatggctgcatagtattccatggtgtatatgtgccacattttccttgtccagtctgtcatcgatgggcattttggttagttccagtctttgctattgtaaacagtgctgctaggaacatatatatgcatgtgtctttaaaatagaatgatttataatccttagggtatgtacccagtaattggcttgctgggtcaaaagaaatttctatttctgcgtccttgaggaagtgccacactgtcttccacaatggttgaactagtttacattcccaccaacagtgtaaaagtgtttctatttctccacatcctctccagcatctgttgtctccagactttttaatgatcaccattctaactggcataaggtggtatctcaatgtggttctgatatgcatttctctaataatcagtgatgatgagcattttttcatgtgtttcttggcctcatatatgtcttcttttgaaaagtgtctgttcatatccttctcccacttttgaatgggtttgtatttttcttgtaaatctgttttagttctctgtagattctggatattagccctttgtcagatggttaaactgcaaaaatttttccccattatgttggttgccagtttgctctaatgattgtttcttttgttgtacagaaactctggagtttaattagaccccatttgtctattttggattttgttgccaatgcttttggtgttttagtcatgaagtccttgcctaggcCTATgccctaaatggttttgcctaggttttcttctagggtttttatggcattaggtcatatgtttaagtttttaatccatctggagttaagtttaatgtaaggtgtcaggaaggggtccagtttctgctttcttcacatggctagccagttttcacagcaccatttattaaacaaggaatcctttccccattgcttgtttttgtgagatttttcaaagatcagatcgTTGTATATgtatggtgttgcctctgaggcctgtgttctgttccattggtctatatctctcttttggtaccagtaccatgctgttttgattattgtagccttgtagtatagtttgaaatcaggtggcatgatgcctccggctttgttctttttgcttaggactgccttggctgtgcgggctctcctttggttccaaatgaagtttaaggcggtattttccagttctgtgaagaaggccattggtagcttgatggggatagcattgaatctgtaaataactttgggaaatatggccattttcacaatattaattcttcctaaccacgaacatgaaaggtttctccatctgtttgtgtcctctcttatttcgttgagcagtggtttgtagttctccttaaaaagGTTCTTtacgttctttgttagttgtattcctggatatttgattctctttgtagcaattgtgaatgggagtttgctcatgatttggctctctgttagtctgttattggtgtacaggaatgcttgtgatttctgcacattgattttgtatcctgagactttgttgaagttgcttgtcagtttaaggagattttgggctgagatgatagggtcttctaaatatacaatcatgtcgtctgcaaatagggacaatttgacttcttcatttcctaattgaatgcccttatttttttttttcttgcctaattgctctggctagaacttccaataccatattgaataggagtgatgagagagggcatccttgtctagtgccagatttcaaagggaatgtttccagtttttgcccgttcatatgatattgactgtaggtttgtcataaatagcttttattgttgtgAGATATGTTACTTCAGTACCtcgtttattgagagtttttagcacaaagcactggtgaattttgttgaaggccttctctgcatctattgagataatcatatggtttttgtctttggctctgtttatatggtggatgacatttatagacttgcgttaCGTTGAACCAGtgttgcatccctggaatgaagcctacttgattgtgattgataagctttttgatatgctgttggattcggtttgccagtattttattgaagatctctgcatctatgtttatcatggatattggcctgaagttttctttttttgttgttgagtctgctgggttttggtatcaggatgatgttaatttcataaaatgatttgggaaggattccctcattttgtattgtttggaatagtttctgaaggaatcataccacctcctctttgtatatcttgtagaattcagctgtgaacccgtctggacctggatgttttttggttggtaggcttttaattgctgcctcaacttcagcccttgttattggtctattcaaggtttcaacttcttcctggtttatgcttgggagagtgcaagtgtccaggaatttatcaatttcttccaggtttactggtttatgtgcatagagttatttgtagtactctctgattgtagtttgtatttctgtggaatcaatggtgatatcccctttatcattttttattgcatctatttgattcttctctcttttcttttttattaatctggctagagatctattttgttgatcttttcaagaaaactagttcctggatttattgattttttgaagttttttttgtgtttatatctccttcagttctgctctgatcttagttactttttgtcttctgctagcttttgagattttttgatcttgctccactagctctttcaatttagatggtagagtgttgattttagatctttccttgcttctcatgtgggcatttattgctataaatttccctctagacactgttttaaatgtgtcccagagattctggtacattgtgtcttcattctcattggtttcaaaaaacatctttgtttctgccttcattgcattgtttatccagtcaacattcaggagccagttgttcagtttccatgaacctgtgtggttctgagttagtttcttaattctgagttctaatttgattgctttgtggtctgagagactaatTGATTTCCGTTCTTtggcatttgctgaagagtgatttacttccaattatgtggtcagttttagagtaagtgcaatgtggtgctgagaagaatgtatattctgtggatttggcgtGGAGATTTCTGTCCATGTCTATTAGGTACACTTGGTCCAGATCcaagttcaagtcttggatacccttgttaattttctgtctcactgatttaatattgacagtggagtgctaaagtctgctactactattgtgtgggagtctaaatctctttgtaggtcattaagaacttgcttgatgtacctgggtgctccagTAGGGGTGTgtttatatttaggatcgttagctcttcttgatgcattgatgcttttaccattatgtactgcccttctttgtctctttttatctttgttggtttaaagtccattttatcagagaccaggattgcaacttctgctttttttttgctctgcatttgcttgataaatcttcctccatccctttattttcagcctatttgtgtccttgcatgtgagatgcatCTCCTGAGTATAGCAccctgatgggtcttgactttttatccaatttcccagtctgtgtcttttgattgaggcatatagcccatttacatttaaggttaatactattatgtgtgaatttgatcctgccattttgttgcttgctgaatgttttgcccattagtaaatacatttttttcattatgttgacggtctttaccatttggtgcatttttggagtggctggttgTTGGGGTCCGCcacatctgccggggggctaccgacctgcgggagtccccgagtccaccaacgtagatgtctcgctcaacctgagggagagagtgcacagaagtgaaagaaaaaagaaaagcagagtctggagggctggcttaggctatgtccaagcagcaattttatttttgcaatatgttccattatatacttttctgaagttaatgttgtttacgccagatcaacatacttaagttacagtaagcaagttacgcccactaagttacgcccagtaagtcagttacgcccagtaagttatggtatataagttatgcccactaagttaaggcaagtaagttacacccagcaagtaagttacgcccagttaGTACtgaacaattgtaaatacttaagttatggtaagtaagttactgTTACACCCAGtcagttatggtaagtaagttaccaagtgtaaatacttaagttaatattttacaatgaaggtaacaagggtccaacatgaacacaatcaagcaataaaccataaggagccgaaagtggacacaatgcctcccaagtcctcatatccataaagtgatgctgttaattattttgaatagcatagtcccacTCTCGggtcctgctttccctcagctcgacttcCCCAAatggggatctgtgtccgggctgaAGCTCActgtatggtgaggcccatttcctaggggcctcacacgggagtgatccccacagatccctcagttcccccttttgtttttagatgcagCTCAAAAAGCTTGAGCTGCAATTGttgaagggaggagaacacaaggtGAAAGAGTACCGGGAGAAGGACTATAAGAAGGAGTAAAACCACTCCAATACcaattaaagaggaaaaggacGGGAGATGAACTCCACGTATGCAGGAAGACAAGGTGTCCACAATATCATGGGCGATTGTGTCATCCTCGGGCAGGTTTCAACGAGAAAAATCAATGGCATGATTTTCCTGCTGAAGCTTGAAAACATCTAGAGATAAATTGTCATGAGTCCAAATTCCTTGTAAATGGGCCTTAACAAGTGGCCACTGCTACTGAGAATGATTGTAAGGAGCACTggtaacacaaatatatttataatgagcATGACAACGAAGGGCCAGGCGGTTTTGAGTATTATAAAGTTTATCACCAAGAATAACAGTTTGTTCCAAAGCGTTGagtttttcatcaattttcttaTCAATATCCATTTGAGTTCCCATCGTAACAGAAATATTCTTTGCAAGGTGATTAACATAAGTAGCAGTTTGGACACTGTGAGCAAGACTAACAGCTGCGGTAACAGCAGTGGCCACAACTGAAACAACAGCAATAATGCTAGCAATGAGAATACCAAGGAAATGTTTTTGATGCCGAAGGAACAGAGGTTAAGGGAATGTCCTTGCTGACGAACAATGTGTGACACGTCAGCCACTAGGCATCACATCTGGGTCCAGATTGGGACTGGTACTTCTTGAGGAGGTGTAGGCTGGTGCTGCGGGCGATGGGCATGGTGGGATGTCATTCTCTGTAGGCATAGACGTCGGATTCTCGGGAGAAGGGAGTCTGGTGAAATCACTTGAGAGCTCGGCCGACAGGCAGACAAATGGAGCCACTCTAAGATTCCTTTTTCCCAGAAAAGTCCTGCGTGCTTTCCGAAGCACTGTCTTTTACTTCAGATCTGATCCCTTTGTCCCGAGCTCCTCCATTTCCACCTCCAGGTCCAACTCCGAGGGTGGAATCGGGCTCGTTTCGAGGATCATAAGGTGGTAAATTACAGCCGCCCCCTCCATCATCAGGGTTAGATTTGTAAGAGGAAGAGGGATTAGAAGCAAGAGAAGCAGTAGGGGAGCTGTGAGTGCCAGCGCTTGCGGCGTTGCAGAAAGGCAGGCAGACGGCATGGTGCAGCTGCAGCCAAACCGAAAGTAACAGTTCTGCCTGCAGGGAAGATTGATGAGTGGCAGCATATTCCTCAATCTTAGTTCCTATTTTACTCCACATAGATTCATCTAACGATTCCTCCTCAGGGTCCCATGGACACAATACATAGACAATCTCTAAAAacttagaaacacgtttcatttTTATATCAGCACCTGTATTTCTTAACATTTGATGCATCAACATTACAAACCCAGACTGATTTCTGGACTCACATGGCTCCATCTTTACTCCAGATTAATTTTGAGTCCAGACCTACAAGAACCACGGCTTTACCTTGTCTCCTCTGATTTGGGGTGTGTCACTGTACCTCTAGTACTCAGGTCCCTGCTTGGGCACCAGATGTTGGAGTccagcacgtctgccgggggactactgACTTGCgagagtccccgagaccgccaatgtagatgtctcattcaacctgagggagagagaagtgaaagaaaaaagaaaagtggagtctggagggctggcttaggctatgtccaagcagcaattttatttttgcaatatgttccattatatacttttgtgaagttaatgttgtttatgccagatcaacatacttaagttacagtaagcaagttacgcccactaagttacgcccagtaagtaagttaagcccagtgaGTCAAggcaagtaagttacacccagcaagtaagttatgcccggtaagtacttaacaattgcaAATActtaagttatggtaagtaagttactgTTACACCCAGtcagttatggtaagtaagttaccaagtgtaaatacttaagttaatattttacaatgaaggtaacaagggtccaaaatgaacacaatcaagcaataaaccataaggagccaaaagtggacacaatgcctcccaagtcctcatatccataaagtgatgtctgttaattattttgaatagcatagtccctctctcgagtcctgctttccctcagctcgactcccccagccggagatctgtgtctgggctcaagctcactgtatggCAAGGCCCATTTACTAGGGGCCTCATAcaggagtgatccccacagatccctcagctggtactggttgttcctttccttttttagtgcttctttcaggagctcttgtaaggcaggcctggtggtgatgaaatctctcagcaattgcttgtccataaaagattttctttctcctttgcttatgaagcttagtttcactggatatgaaattctaggttgaaagttcttttctttaaggatgttgaatattggcccccactctcttctggcttgtagggtttctgccaagagatctgctgtgagtctgatgggcttccctttgtgggtagcctgacctttctttctggttgcccttagcatttattcatttatttcaaccctggtgaatctgatgattatgtgccttggagttgctcttcttgaggaatatctttgtggtgttctctatatttcctggatttgaatggtggcttgccttgttaggttggggaagttctcctggataatatcctgaagagtgttttatagcttggattcattctctgtcacattcgcatacacctatcaaaggtagattaggtcttttcacatattgccatatttcttggaggctttttcatttcttttcagtcttttttctctattcttgccttctcattttatttcattgagttcaccttcaatctctgatatcctttcttctgcttggtcgattcagctaatGAAACTTGTgtaaagttctcatgctgtgtttttcagctccatcaagtcatttatattcttctctaagttgtttattctagttagcatgtcatctaaccttttttctagattcttagtttctttgcattgggttagcacatgttcttttagctcagagaagtttgttattacccaccttctgatgcCTCTTTCTGCCAattcttcagtttcattctccatccatctttgatccctagctggagaggagttgtgatcctttggaggaggagaggcattctggtttttggtgttttcatcctttttttgctggtCTCTTCCTATCTTAGTGGCTtcatctacctgtggtctttgtagttggtgactttcagatggggtctctgagtggacatcctttattgttgataatgaagttttttctttctgttttttagttttccttctaacagtcaggcccctctgctgcaggactgctggaggtccactccagaccctgcttgcctaggcatcacctgtgggggctgaaGATAGTatgggttgctgccagtttcttctgttatctttgtcccagaaggatacctgccagttGTCTTCCTGAGCACcactttatgaggtgtctcttcgGGCATacatgggtcagggagctgcttgaggaggcagtctgtcccttatagaagCTCAGTTGCTGTGCTGGAACTCCGTCATTCCATGCAGAGCTtttgggcaggtatgtttaagtctgctgcagcagaactcataaccgcctcttACATGCCCTTTCCTAGGAAGGTCGGCTTTATtgataagttcctgtcatgctattgctttttttcatagatgccctgccctgcatggagtagtctagtcacaatctgccagcagaggtgttgctgagctgccacaggctctgcccagctgctgtgtgaactgtctcagtagtggcagactgccttggtagtggtggtcaCCCTTCCCCCAACTAAGCTTGACactcctgggtccagctgtgcttgctgtgaaactatatccagagcgtttcagattgtttgttttgtgggggtggtacccgccaagccagatcgcctggctccctgtctctgccccctccctttcagctGAATGGGTGGCTCCGTCtcacaggcattccaggtgccagttgaaatggccgcccagatttgtgtgagtttctgtgcccTGAGCTGCATTGGCTGAAACCACTGTGCTAAAAACTCATGGTACTTTtaggcccaggaatctcctggtctgtgggcaatgaaaatttgtttggaaatgtggtgggcactcaccctctgcattgttcttacctgggaactgcactccagagtggttcctattcagccatcttggatccttccaaaattgatttttattcttgGGCCAATAAGACATGTTTCTTAAGAAGTGAAAGTTTATGAGAAATACTAATCTAAAAGTGGGAATTGGGGACTTTGGGACTTTCTGACAAGCATGACTTACAGCAGATTtgtattttgagttttaaacataaataatgaGAAACATCATTTGATCAGGGGTTTTTGTGCAATGTCCAGAGGCCAGAAACCTCCTAGTAGATGGAGTGAGGGGATGAAATGTCTGGACAATAGTAACAGTTTGTGAAGAATACAAGAGAAAAATTGAAGTCATGTCTACCTTTGACAGTATTTTGCATGTGGTTTCTGTACTTAAGAATACTACAATTTATATAAGTAATATTCCCAGTAACTTGTTCATATGCCAGATATCTCCTGTACACTGTGTCTGGTAATAAAAGGGTAAAAAAGAACATTGTCTCTATCTACATGGATCATATTGCCTTCTGATAAATCTAATGTTAAATGAAGTAGATGTTTCTATAAGATCATAAAAAAGAGGATCCAATCTATTCTAAGTACTGTGGAACTCTTCCCTGAGAAAGTGATGTTAGCGTCATAGTATGATGCTGGTATAAAGATAGACAtagaaatgaagcagaaatagAGCCAAACATAAATGGTCAATTTAATTTTAACAGCAATTCCAAGatcatctaaaaagaaaagaaaatcattttgacTAAATGATGCTTGAATGATAtctgtatatgaaaaaaaatgtattgcacattactacatatatataaattaatacaaaaagtAAGCATAATGGTAAACATATATCTCTAACTTCAAATATCTGGAAGAAAgcctaaaagaaaatcttttttaacaCTGTAGTAGCCATTGTTTTCTAGGACAAAAAATATTAACCATAGAAgaagaataaagcaaaacaattatGTTTCTCTTTATACTCAtcaaaatttctaaaatgtaaaaagaatcaaaataccAAGTGCAACTGAGGATACAGAATAACTATAATGTTCATACATTGTTGGTAGAATTCAAAATGGTAAAATAACTTTGGTCAACAGTTTGTTAATTTCTTATGAAGGTTAAACGCATCCTTAACAACAGAACATAgttttatttctagttatttacccaagagaaataaaaacatacaatacaAAATAGTTGTACAATAATGCCATAACAGCTTTAtcatagcaaaagaaaccaaaGGCCAGTCACCAAGATAATGAGttaacaaattgtggtatatgtataaaatgtaatACTTCTCAGCAATAAATAAACTACTGGTACATGCAGCAACATATGTGAAGCTTCCAGATGTAATGCCATGTGAAACATCACACACAAAATGACatagcatagtattccatttatATACAACTATAGAAAATAGACATCTAATCTGTATTGCTCTATAGCAGATCTGTGGATGCCTGATATCTGGGGTGGGGAGAATCTTGACTTATATAATAGGCTTAAGGAAACCAGTTGACATAAATAGAACACTGATGTAACAATACTAGAATTCACATTCCTTTCTAGTCTACCTAAAGCATATGGTATATGACTATATGTCATAAACAAAACATccacaaatataaaatgttttaaatcattcAGAGCTTATTCTTTAATCACACTAGTATTTTAAGTTAGAAATCAATATTAAAAGGAACACTAGTAAGTCctcatttattagaaaaaaatgtaaacacatcTAATATGTGagttaactaaaaaaaaagtctatgatAACATTGAAATCATTCTCCCTGAGTTAGAGTATGATTCAAAAATAGCTTGTATCCTCACTTGCATACTGGCAGTTCTATCTAgtaaaataatgaggaaaaaaaagacacaatttaggccaggtatggtggctcatgcctgtaatttcagcactttgggaggctgaggtagatggatcacaaggtccagagttcaagaccagcctggccaatgtggtgaaaccccatctctactaaagatagaaaaaattagctgggtgtggtggcacgcacctgtaatcccaactactcaggaggctgaggcatgagaattgcttgaacccaaaggtggaggttgcagtgagccaagatcatgccattgcactccagcctgggcaacagggtaagactccatctccaaaaaaaaaaaaagtgaattgagC
It contains:
- the LOC144578687 gene encoding uncharacterized protein LOC144578687 encodes the protein MEPCESRNQSGFVMLMHQMLRNTGADIKMKRVSKFLEIVYVLCPWDPEEESLDESMWSKIGTKIEEYAATHQSSLQAELLLSVWLQLHHAVCLPFCNAASAGTHSSPTASLASNPSSSYKSNPDDGGGGCNLPPYDPRNEPDSTLGVGPGGGNGGARDKGIRSEVKDSASESTQDFSGKKES